One Candidatus Devosia phytovorans genomic window carries:
- a CDS encoding SDR family oxidoreductase, whose protein sequence is MTSPFRLDGKTVLISGAGGGIGRSLVAAFLEAGAQVIGADRDPKLLEGLALSGAILFDQADPKATRQAVEAWLAEHGTPDAVVSNAGFTRAEHLGQVDDQVWASELAINLNGAYAMTDPIVAAMAARGRGSLVFISSVNALSHFGNPAYSAAKAGLVAYAKAIAVERGGEGVRANVIAPGSVRTPAWDHRLAADPTLLDNVLPHYPLGRMVSPMEVAHAAVFYCSDAASGITGTVLPVDAGLTAGNLRFVDEVLRGK, encoded by the coding sequence ATGACCTCGCCCTTCCGCCTCGATGGCAAGACGGTGCTGATCTCCGGCGCCGGCGGTGGCATCGGCCGCTCGTTGGTCGCAGCTTTTCTTGAGGCGGGTGCGCAGGTTATCGGTGCCGACCGCGACCCCAAACTGCTGGAGGGGCTCGCCCTCTCCGGCGCCATTTTGTTCGATCAGGCCGACCCCAAGGCCACTCGGCAAGCGGTCGAGGCCTGGCTTGCCGAGCATGGCACGCCCGACGCCGTGGTCTCCAATGCTGGCTTTACCCGGGCCGAACATCTCGGTCAGGTCGACGACCAAGTCTGGGCCAGCGAACTCGCCATCAATCTCAATGGCGCCTATGCCATGACCGACCCAATCGTGGCCGCCATGGCGGCGCGGGGCAGGGGGAGTCTGGTCTTCATCTCCTCAGTCAACGCCTTGTCGCACTTCGGAAATCCGGCCTACTCCGCCGCCAAGGCAGGCCTTGTCGCCTATGCCAAGGCCATTGCCGTCGAGCGCGGCGGCGAGGGCGTGCGCGCCAATGTCATTGCGCCCGGCTCGGTCCGCACCCCGGCCTGGGATCATCGTCTCGCGGCCGACCCGACGCTGCTCGACAATGTCTTGCCGCATTACCCGCTCGGCCGCATGGTTTCGCCCATGGAAGTGGCTCACGCCGCTGTGTTTTACTGCTCAGACGCCGCCTCGGGCATTACCGGCACCGTGCTGCCGGTCGATGCCGGCCTGACCGCCGGCAACCTGCGTTTCGTCGATGAAGTCCTGAGGGGCAAATGA
- a CDS encoding RidA family protein: MPIKRYGAEKSGAGGQNLPFARAVEAGGFLFVSGQVAMKDGEIVGAGIVEQTHLTIKNLIAILEEAGYGLEHVVRCGVWLDDPRDFWSFNAVYKSYFGENPPARAAVQSHMMVDCKVEIECVAYKDPA, from the coding sequence ATGCCCATCAAACGCTACGGTGCCGAAAAGTCGGGTGCTGGTGGTCAGAACCTCCCCTTCGCCCGCGCCGTCGAAGCCGGCGGGTTTCTCTTCGTCTCCGGCCAGGTCGCCATGAAGGATGGAGAAATTGTCGGCGCCGGCATCGTCGAACAGACCCATCTGACCATCAAGAACCTGATCGCCATCCTCGAAGAGGCCGGTTACGGCCTCGAACATGTCGTCCGCTGTGGCGTCTGGCTCGATGATCCGCGTGATTTCTGGAGCTTCAACGCCGTCTACAAGAGCTATTTCGGCGAAAATCCGCCCGCCCGCGCCGCCGTTCAGAGCCATATGATGGTTGACTGCAAGGTCGAGATCGAATGCGTGGCCTATAAGGATCCGGCATGA
- a CDS encoding M81 family metallopeptidase, with product MRVFTAAFATETNTFSPIAVDKRAFEASLYAKPGEHPVTPTLCTAPITVGREVCAKEGWTLIEGSASWADPAGLVARATYEEMRDEILDQLRAALPVDGVVLGLHGAMVAQGYDDAEGDILSQVRDIVGPDVLVCAELDPHSHLTAKRAAAADYFVYFKEFPHTDFVDRARDLWSIAVRALRKEVRPVMSVFDCRMIDVFPTSKQPMRGFVDRMFDLEKSTPGLLSLSVVHGFMAGDVPEMGTKLVAVTDGHPEMGAALAEQLGRELYAMRGTFMVAQVDEKVAVETAMAATSGPVVIADVWDNPGGGTAGDATVILSELIARGVTDVAVGTVWDPIAVQICMAAGEGAQIQLRFGAKSAMHTGSPIDRYVTVKRLVRDAEMKFGESLAPFGDAAWISFDGIDVILNSTRAQSFDPSLFSVMGIEPTSRKILLIKSTNHFYDSFSKIASEIVYCSAGKPYPNRPAETDYRKARRDIWPMVEVDWG from the coding sequence TTGCGCGTCTTCACCGCTGCCTTTGCTACCGAAACCAATACGTTCTCACCCATTGCCGTCGACAAGCGCGCTTTCGAGGCGTCGCTTTACGCAAAGCCGGGCGAGCATCCGGTGACCCCGACTCTGTGCACCGCGCCGATCACCGTCGGCCGCGAGGTCTGTGCGAAGGAGGGCTGGACGCTGATCGAGGGCAGCGCGAGCTGGGCCGATCCGGCGGGTCTGGTGGCGCGGGCGACCTATGAGGAGATGCGCGACGAGATTTTGGACCAGCTGCGGGCGGCGCTGCCGGTCGATGGCGTGGTGCTGGGGCTGCATGGGGCGATGGTGGCGCAGGGTTATGACGATGCCGAGGGCGATATCCTCAGTCAGGTGCGCGATATCGTCGGGCCGGATGTGCTGGTCTGCGCCGAGCTCGATCCGCATAGTCATCTTACGGCGAAGCGCGCGGCGGCGGCGGACTACTTCGTCTATTTCAAGGAATTTCCGCATACCGATTTCGTTGACCGGGCGCGCGACCTGTGGAGCATTGCCGTCCGGGCGCTGCGCAAGGAGGTCAGGCCGGTGATGTCGGTGTTCGACTGCCGGATGATCGATGTGTTCCCGACCTCCAAGCAGCCGATGCGTGGCTTTGTTGATCGGATGTTCGATCTGGAGAAGAGCACGCCGGGGCTGCTGTCGCTGTCGGTGGTGCATGGCTTCATGGCGGGCGATGTGCCGGAGATGGGCACCAAACTCGTGGCCGTGACCGATGGCCACCCCGAGATGGGTGCGGCGCTGGCGGAGCAGCTGGGGCGCGAGCTTTATGCGATGCGTGGCACCTTCATGGTGGCGCAGGTGGATGAAAAGGTGGCCGTGGAGACGGCGATGGCTGCAACGTCCGGGCCGGTGGTGATTGCCGATGTGTGGGACAATCCCGGTGGCGGCACGGCGGGGGATGCGACGGTGATCCTCAGCGAACTGATCGCGCGGGGCGTGACGGATGTGGCGGTGGGAACGGTGTGGGATCCGATCGCGGTGCAGATCTGCATGGCGGCCGGCGAAGGCGCGCAGATCCAGCTGCGGTTCGGTGCCAAATCGGCGATGCATACGGGTAGTCCCATCGACCGGTATGTCACCGTGAAACGATTGGTGCGTGACGCGGAAATGAAGTTCGGCGAGAGCTTAGCGCCGTTTGGCGATGCGGCGTGGATTTCGTTTGACGGGATCGACGTGATCCTCAACTCGACGCGGGCGCAGAGCTTTGACCCGAGCCTGTTTTCGGTGATGGGGATCGAGCCGACATCGCGGAAAATCCTGCTGATCAAATCGACCAATCATTTCTACGACAGCTTTTCCAAGATTGCGTCGGAGATTGTCTATTGCTCGGCGGGGAAGCCGTACCCGAACCGGCCGGCGGAGACGGATTATCGCAAGGCGAGACGGGATATCTGGCCGATGGTGGAGGTGGATTGGGGGTAG
- a CDS encoding beta-N-acetylhexosaminidase: protein MTKTFSLVTTWTPAADGEPLGYGIELTNTGDEAVSNFQLGFSGPARIDPHATLENGQLLKRLSNHTLIAPPDGFVLAPGETWTSVARGLSYGLRHWSDGANTGYVVLEDGTLVSLATAPTKGKGHNSPLLKGTAKFPVPARAPVPVSIIPWPKSVATTGARIAPPGLDLKPQGDLAGRAAAAFAGLVDDLFPVEAIVRPASEAGLPVTIREKAGLGAEAYEIHFADNAVTVEATTRQGLFYGLVTLGQVLRGAKLHPQTFVFPTGGTIADEPGFAYRGCHLDVARQFYSGAEVSRLIKLLAWNKLNKFHWHLSEDEAWRVEIDAYPALTEVGAWRGHGKALPPLLGSGPQPTGGYYSKNVIRQIVALADSLAVSVIPEIDMPGHFYAALQAVPELRDPDETGEYQSVQGFPNNSLNPAHEPVYKFVETVIDEMLELFPAGIFHLGADEVPLAAWSGSPLALDMIEKLSGPEMRKKHEAQFNQLGNHHGADEIEGSPTALIQAAFIRRVHDYIASKGAITGGWEEAAHGDAVDKDKAFVIGWRNVEINAALAERGYDIVVSPGQRYYLDMANGAQWAEPGAGWAGWSGPQETYEFEARAGFSDKGLEHLLGIQACIWSESMTDRAIFDRLVFPRLSAIAEAGWTLPDRKSYDRFKALVGTMPIMYGNWAVE, encoded by the coding sequence ATGACCAAAACCTTCTCCCTCGTCACCACCTGGACCCCCGCCGCCGACGGCGAGCCCCTCGGCTATGGCATCGAACTGACCAATACCGGCGACGAAGCCGTCTCCAATTTCCAGCTCGGTTTCTCCGGTCCCGCCCGCATCGATCCCCATGCCACCCTCGAAAACGGCCAGCTGCTAAAGCGCCTCTCCAACCACACGCTTATCGCCCCGCCTGACGGCTTCGTGCTCGCTCCCGGCGAAACCTGGACCTCCGTGGCCCGCGGCCTCTCCTATGGCCTGCGCCACTGGAGCGATGGCGCCAATACCGGCTATGTCGTCCTTGAAGACGGCACGCTCGTCTCCCTCGCGACGGCACCAACGAAGGGCAAGGGCCACAATTCGCCGCTCCTCAAGGGCACGGCCAAATTCCCCGTGCCCGCCAGGGCGCCGGTCCCCGTCTCGATCATTCCCTGGCCAAAATCCGTCGCCACCACCGGCGCCCGCATCGCCCCTCCCGGCCTTGACCTCAAGCCCCAGGGCGACCTCGCCGGCCGCGCCGCCGCCGCCTTCGCCGGTCTGGTCGATGATCTCTTCCCCGTCGAAGCAATCGTCCGTCCCGCTTCCGAAGCGGGCCTGCCCGTCACCATCCGCGAAAAAGCCGGCCTCGGCGCCGAAGCCTATGAGATCCACTTCGCCGACAATGCCGTCACCGTCGAAGCCACCACCCGCCAGGGGCTCTTCTACGGCCTCGTGACGCTCGGCCAGGTGCTGCGCGGCGCCAAACTCCACCCGCAGACCTTCGTCTTCCCCACCGGCGGCACCATTGCCGACGAACCGGGCTTTGCCTATCGCGGCTGCCATCTCGACGTCGCCCGCCAGTTCTATTCCGGCGCCGAAGTCTCGCGCCTCATCAAGCTTCTCGCCTGGAACAAGCTCAACAAGTTCCACTGGCACCTCAGCGAAGACGAAGCCTGGCGCGTCGAGATCGACGCCTATCCGGCCCTCACCGAAGTGGGTGCCTGGCGCGGCCACGGCAAGGCGCTGCCGCCGCTGCTCGGCTCCGGCCCGCAGCCCACGGGCGGCTACTATTCCAAAAATGTCATCCGCCAGATCGTCGCCCTGGCCGATAGCCTCGCCGTCTCGGTCATCCCCGAAATCGACATGCCCGGCCACTTCTACGCCGCACTCCAGGCCGTGCCCGAGCTTCGCGATCCCGACGAGACCGGCGAATACCAATCCGTCCAGGGCTTCCCCAACAATTCGCTGAACCCGGCGCATGAGCCGGTCTACAAATTCGTCGAGACCGTCATCGACGAAATGCTCGAACTCTTCCCCGCCGGCATCTTCCACCTCGGCGCCGACGAAGTCCCGCTCGCCGCCTGGTCCGGTTCGCCGCTCGCGCTCGACATGATCGAAAAGCTCTCTGGCCCCGAAATGCGCAAGAAGCACGAGGCCCAGTTCAACCAGCTCGGCAACCACCATGGTGCCGACGAAATCGAAGGCTCACCCACCGCCCTGATCCAGGCCGCCTTTATCCGTCGCGTCCACGACTACATCGCGTCCAAGGGCGCCATCACTGGCGGCTGGGAAGAGGCCGCCCATGGCGATGCCGTCGACAAGGACAAGGCCTTCGTCATCGGCTGGCGCAATGTCGAAATCAACGCGGCCCTCGCCGAGCGCGGCTATGACATCGTCGTCTCGCCCGGCCAGCGCTACTATCTCGACATGGCCAATGGCGCCCAATGGGCCGAACCCGGCGCCGGCTGGGCCGGCTGGTCCGGCCCCCAGGAAACCTACGAATTCGAAGCCCGCGCCGGCTTCTCCGACAAGGGCCTCGAACACTTGCTGGGCATCCAGGCCTGCATCTGGAGCGAAAGCATGACCGACCGCGCCATCTTCGACCGCCTCGTCTTCCCCCGCCTCTCCGCCATCGCCGAAGCCGGCTGGACCCTCCCCGACCGCAAGAGCTACGACCGCTTCAAGGCCTTGGTCGGCACCATGCCGATCATGTACGGAAATTGGGCCGTCGAGTAA
- a CDS encoding MurR/RpiR family transcriptional regulator, with the protein MSDIVGLLQSETSAFTRSERALTAIVLSDVDSVLKMSIVDLAAQAEVSPPTVTRFCRRLGCDSYADFKVRLAQSRFVGQRYFAVTAGPDSVHDIANGVVNGIQTIIYDAFAHLDFEAVEKAATALAQADNVLAFGSGGASSMMAGEIETRLFRLGVKVASSDDHQIQMMRAAAAPVGTIFVAFSLSGNNSQLAKALAVAGEYGHTRVVVTRSGTQVAAQADILLPVNWHENTDILRPTPGRYAVLATVDILAQTVAARIGRPAVTAMRRIKHQLVVNRDGDDTQPLGD; encoded by the coding sequence ATGTCCGACATCGTCGGCCTCTTGCAGTCCGAAACCAGCGCATTCACCCGCTCCGAGCGCGCCCTGACCGCGATCGTTCTTTCCGATGTCGACAGCGTGCTGAAAATGTCGATCGTCGACCTGGCCGCCCAGGCCGAGGTTTCGCCGCCCACCGTCACCCGCTTCTGCCGGCGCCTCGGTTGCGACAGCTACGCCGATTTCAAGGTCCGCCTCGCCCAGTCGCGCTTTGTCGGCCAGCGCTATTTCGCCGTTACAGCCGGCCCCGACAGCGTGCATGACATCGCCAATGGCGTCGTCAATGGCATCCAGACCATCATCTACGACGCCTTCGCCCATCTCGACTTCGAGGCCGTGGAGAAAGCCGCCACAGCCCTTGCCCAGGCCGACAATGTCCTGGCCTTCGGCTCGGGCGGCGCCTCGTCCATGATGGCCGGCGAGATCGAAACGCGCCTCTTCCGCCTCGGCGTCAAGGTCGCCTCCAGCGATGATCACCAGATCCAGATGATGCGCGCCGCCGCCGCCCCCGTCGGCACCATCTTTGTCGCCTTCTCGCTCTCGGGCAACAATTCCCAGCTCGCCAAGGCCCTGGCCGTGGCTGGCGAATACGGCCACACCCGCGTGGTCGTCACCCGCTCGGGCACCCAGGTCGCCGCCCAGGCCGACATTCTCCTGCCGGTCAACTGGCACGAAAACACCGACATCCTGCGCCCCACGCCGGGCCGCTACGCCGTCCTCGCCACGGTCGACATCCTGGCCCAGACCGTCGCCGCCCGCATCGGTCGCCCCGCCGTCACCGCCATGCGCCGCATCAAGCACCAGCTCGTCGTCAACCGCGACGGCGACGACACCCAGCCCCTGGGGGATTGA
- the ugpC gene encoding sn-glycerol-3-phosphate ABC transporter ATP-binding protein UgpC translates to MSQLSLKSLEKSFNEARIIKGIDLEVSEGEFVVFVGPSGCGKSTLLRMIAGLEDVTEGEITIGGKVVNDLPPVQRGIAMVFQSYALYPHMTVFENIAFPLRVEKLSSDEVNTRVHAAAKVLQLEPRLQHRPGQLSGGQRQRVAIGRAIVRQPKIFLFDEPLSNLDAALRSEMRIELMELHKRLGSTMIYVTHDQVEAMTMADKIVVLDAGLIAQVGSPLELYHKPDNLFVAGFIGSPKMNFINGTVKSANGTTITVDLGKLGTLALPRSAKIGAGQSVTVGIRPEHLKLGKGDFTLSVTPRIVEHLGIHTVLYSDLPAGENFIGLFEGDPDVAEAKASEIGFSLTQVHLFDQAGQAVY, encoded by the coding sequence ATGTCGCAGCTCAGCCTGAAGAGCCTCGAAAAATCCTTCAACGAAGCCCGCATCATCAAGGGTATCGACCTGGAGGTTTCCGAGGGTGAGTTCGTGGTCTTTGTCGGCCCCTCCGGCTGCGGCAAGTCCACCCTGCTGCGCATGATCGCTGGCCTCGAGGATGTCACCGAAGGCGAGATCACCATCGGCGGCAAGGTCGTCAACGACCTGCCTCCCGTCCAGCGCGGCATCGCCATGGTGTTCCAGTCCTATGCGCTCTATCCGCATATGACCGTCTTTGAGAACATCGCCTTCCCGCTGCGCGTTGAAAAGCTGTCCTCCGACGAGGTCAACACCCGCGTCCATGCTGCGGCAAAAGTGCTTCAGCTCGAGCCGCGCCTGCAGCATCGCCCCGGCCAGCTTTCGGGCGGCCAGCGCCAGCGCGTCGCCATCGGCCGCGCCATCGTGCGTCAGCCCAAGATTTTCCTCTTCGACGAGCCGCTTTCCAACCTCGACGCCGCGCTCCGCTCCGAGATGCGCATCGAGCTGATGGAGCTGCACAAGCGCCTCGGCTCCACCATGATCTACGTGACCCATGACCAGGTCGAAGCCATGACCATGGCCGACAAGATCGTCGTGCTCGACGCCGGCCTCATCGCCCAGGTCGGCTCGCCCCTCGAACTCTACCACAAGCCCGACAATCTCTTTGTCGCCGGCTTCATCGGCTCGCCCAAGATGAACTTCATCAATGGCACGGTCAAATCCGCCAATGGCACCACGATCACTGTCGACCTTGGCAAGCTGGGCACGCTCGCGCTGCCGCGTTCGGCAAAGATCGGCGCCGGCCAGTCCGTCACCGTCGGCATCCGCCCCGAACACCTCAAGCTCGGCAAGGGCGACTTCACCCTCTCCGTCACCCCGCGCATCGTCGAGCATCTGGGCATCCACACCGTGCTCTATTCCGATCTGCCCGCCGGCGAAAACTTCATCGGCCTTTTCGAAGGCGACCCCGACGTGGCCGAAGCCAAAGCCTCCGAAATCGGCTTCTCCCTCACCCAGGTCCATCTCTTCGACCAGGCCGGGCAGGCGGTGTACTGA
- a CDS encoding extracellular solute-binding protein produces MAAATPATFAQDVQEISFINCGDELTAGYADYFAEWEAENPGFKVVPEVVGWGQCQDKVTTLAAAGTPVSLAYVGSRTLKQFALNDLIVPIPMTDEEKAGYYNYVPETVTFDGTQWGVPVAFSTKALFWNKDLFEAAGLDPEVPPTTWEEKIAFAKQITENTDAAGYGLVAKTFDNTMHQFLHWVYTNDGLVIDADGNIVFDSPQVLAALTAVKDIVPFSEEGPTAYEQNEVRAIWLDGGVAMIEASPNAANLATEAGMNWGVAPLPLGPDAKGPGTLLITDSLAVFKGTGVEDAAISLAKYITAGERQWDAEMAQGLTPLRPLEPQTAELLTEKPYWAPFLDGIEFGGPEPLLTDYVGLQNVMIEMVQSVVTGAAEPADALTLAAGELEQYK; encoded by the coding sequence ATGGCTGCCGCGACCCCCGCGACGTTCGCCCAGGACGTGCAGGAAATTTCCTTCATCAACTGCGGTGACGAACTGACCGCTGGCTACGCCGACTACTTCGCCGAATGGGAAGCCGAAAATCCCGGCTTCAAGGTCGTTCCCGAAGTCGTGGGCTGGGGCCAGTGCCAGGACAAGGTGACCACGCTTGCCGCCGCCGGCACACCCGTGTCCCTCGCCTATGTTGGCTCACGTACCCTCAAGCAGTTCGCCCTCAACGACCTCATCGTTCCCATTCCGATGACCGACGAGGAAAAGGCCGGCTATTACAACTACGTTCCCGAAACCGTCACCTTCGACGGCACCCAGTGGGGCGTTCCGGTTGCCTTCTCCACCAAGGCCCTGTTCTGGAACAAGGACCTCTTCGAAGCCGCTGGCCTCGATCCTGAAGTCCCCCCCACCACCTGGGAAGAAAAGATCGCCTTTGCCAAGCAGATCACCGAAAACACCGATGCTGCCGGCTATGGCCTTGTCGCCAAGACCTTCGACAACACCATGCACCAGTTCCTCCACTGGGTTTACACCAATGACGGTCTGGTGATCGATGCCGATGGCAACATCGTCTTCGACAGCCCGCAGGTCCTCGCAGCCCTGACCGCTGTCAAGGATATCGTGCCCTTCTCCGAAGAAGGCCCGACCGCCTATGAGCAGAACGAAGTCCGCGCCATCTGGCTCGATGGTGGCGTTGCCATGATCGAAGCCTCGCCCAACGCTGCCAATCTGGCCACCGAAGCCGGCATGAACTGGGGCGTTGCTCCCCTGCCGCTCGGCCCCGATGCCAAGGGTCCCGGAACCCTCTTGATCACCGACTCGCTGGCCGTCTTCAAGGGCACCGGCGTCGAGGATGCCGCCATCAGCCTGGCAAAGTACATCACCGCCGGCGAACGCCAGTGGGATGCCGAAATGGCCCAGGGCCTGACCCCGCTGCGTCCACTTGAGCCACAGACTGCCGAACTGCTGACCGAGAAGCCCTATTGGGCGCCCTTCCTCGACGGCATCGAGTTCGGTGGTCCCGAGCCCCTACTGACCGACTATGTCGGCCTGCAGAACGTGATGATCGAAATGGTCCAGTCCGTCGTGACCGGCGCCGCCGAACCCGCCGATGCCCTCACCCTGGCTGCCGGCGAACTCGAGCAGTACAAATAA
- a CDS encoding carbohydrate ABC transporter permease: MIDRYRWYEIIGIYAGMALFLFFVLAPFIEGFLVSLKPLSQLFSTPYSFIPKNGSFDAYVTMWTSVPALGLHIFNSFFISTVVTLIVVVIVVPAAYAFARFQFPASGLLLGMFLAVNMFSGAVLLIPLFRLMRGFGLLNTYWAMIVPGAAFLIPSSIWLLRTYMMRIPRELDEAAWVDGASRLYTLRRVILPLAMPGIVVVAIMTFIGAYAQQFIFALTFNSKTEFMPLPIGLFAFFGKQEVQWNELMAASFVGILPVMVVIILLQRYLVAGLTAGAVKQ, encoded by the coding sequence ATGATCGACCGCTATCGCTGGTACGAGATCATCGGCATCTATGCTGGCATGGCGCTCTTCCTCTTCTTCGTGCTCGCCCCCTTCATCGAAGGCTTCCTCGTTTCGCTCAAGCCGCTGAGCCAGCTGTTCTCGACGCCCTATAGCTTCATCCCGAAGAACGGTTCCTTCGATGCCTATGTCACCATGTGGACCTCGGTCCCGGCGCTGGGCCTGCATATCTTCAACTCCTTCTTCATCTCCACCGTGGTGACGCTGATCGTCGTCGTCATCGTGGTTCCCGCCGCCTATGCCTTTGCGCGCTTCCAGTTCCCCGCCTCGGGTCTGCTGCTCGGCATGTTCCTGGCGGTCAACATGTTCTCGGGCGCCGTCCTGCTGATCCCACTGTTCCGCCTGATGCGCGGCTTTGGCCTGCTCAACACCTATTGGGCCATGATCGTCCCCGGCGCGGCCTTCCTCATCCCCAGCTCGATCTGGCTGCTGCGCACCTATATGATGCGCATCCCGCGCGAGCTCGACGAGGCCGCCTGGGTCGATGGCGCAAGCCGGCTCTATACCCTGCGCCGGGTCATCCTGCCGCTCGCCATGCCGGGCATCGTCGTGGTCGCCATCATGACCTTCATCGGCGCCTATGCGCAGCAGTTCATCTTCGCGCTGACCTTCAATTCCAAGACCGAATTCATGCCCCTGCCCATTGGCCTGTTCGCCTTCTTCGGCAAGCAGGAGGTGCAGTGGAACGAGCTGATGGCCGCAAGCTTTGTGGGCATCCTGCCGGTCATGGTCGTCATCATTCTCCTGCAGCGTTATCTGGTCGCGGGCCTCACCGCCGGCGCCGTCAAGCAGTAG
- a CDS encoding sugar ABC transporter permease produces the protein MTSSRSAVIFALALLAPALIYILTIVAYPLLDTIILSFTNAALRPTYDFVGWANYQRIFTAGNFTEVIIRTFIWTFFSVSIKMIIGTLGATLLNSAIPGQTVFRILTMPPWIVPMAIGIFMWGWMYNGQFGMISGLLQNFGFISRPWPILAQGNSAFWATIVTDVWIGVPMVTIYMLAAMQSIPKDLYEAAWTDGAGRMYRFRRITLPLLVPALLTMSLLSLIATFNSFDIIYILTNGGPSGSTTTMIIDTYKTAMGSRKYGEGAARAVVICIFVSLFCIVYFRAVRKLSQGEAK, from the coding sequence ATGACCAGCAGCCGTAGCGCCGTAATCTTCGCCCTGGCCCTGCTGGCCCCGGCACTCATCTACATCCTGACGATCGTCGCCTATCCGCTGCTGGATACGATCATCCTCAGCTTCACCAATGCGGCGCTGCGCCCGACCTATGATTTCGTCGGCTGGGCCAACTACCAGCGCATCTTCACCGCCGGCAATTTCACCGAAGTCATCATCCGCACCTTCATCTGGACCTTCTTCTCGGTCTCGATAAAGATGATCATCGGCACGCTCGGCGCCACACTGCTCAATTCCGCCATTCCCGGTCAGACCGTCTTCCGCATCCTCACCATGCCGCCCTGGATCGTCCCCATGGCCATCGGCATCTTCATGTGGGGCTGGATGTACAATGGCCAGTTCGGCATGATTTCCGGCCTGCTGCAGAATTTCGGCTTCATTTCCCGGCCGTGGCCGATCCTGGCGCAGGGCAACTCCGCCTTCTGGGCCACCATCGTCACCGACGTGTGGATCGGCGTGCCCATGGTCACCATCTACATGCTGGCCGCCATGCAATCGATCCCCAAGGATCTCTACGAGGCTGCCTGGACCGACGGGGCAGGGCGCATGTACCGCTTCCGCCGCATCACCCTGCCGCTGCTCGTGCCCGCCTTGTTGACCATGAGCCTGCTCTCGCTCATTGCCACCTTCAATTCCTTCGATATCATCTACATCCTGACCAATGGCGGCCCTTCCGGCTCCACCACCACGATGATCATCGACACCTACAAGACCGCCATGGGCTCCCGCAAATACGGCGAAGGCGCCGCCCGCGCCGTGGTCATCTGCATCTTCGTCTCGCTGTTCTGCATCGTCTACTTCCGCGCCGTGCGCAAACTCTCGCAGGGAGAAGCCAAATGA
- a CDS encoding Gfo/Idh/MocA family oxidoreductase, whose amino-acid sequence MRVGIIGLGHRLGYLARVFSLARPDFEIVGYVDPAPAGLPYTQQHGVFVGQSYDSLDALIDNGQLDLLMVGSPNHFHLEHIRIGLDRGLKIFTEKPVVTSVEDTMAIAELIAQYGSDNLMVGLVLRYAPLYVDLRQAQAEGLLGDITSIEASEHIPPYHGAFFMRDWRRYERYSGSFMLEKCCHDLDLYNGVMGCRPQFVSSFGGRRTFVPANAPQNLGINDMEVYHRKPSGWQGSDKVFDSDGDIIDFQTAMVQYENGAALTFHTNLNVPDDFRHFAVMGAQGMAEGDFVRNYLKVTDSRTAEKQVDKIYQASDLSAHYGADEQMAEDILKHLLEGEPLPVSVIDALEAGLLALTMDQAMRTRSVVDMTPIWQQFDAALGRAS is encoded by the coding sequence ATGCGGGTAGGCATAATTGGCCTTGGCCATCGTCTTGGATATCTGGCGCGGGTGTTCTCGCTGGCGCGGCCGGATTTTGAGATTGTCGGCTATGTCGATCCTGCGCCGGCCGGTCTTCCTTACACCCAGCAGCATGGCGTCTTCGTCGGTCAGTCCTATGACTCCCTTGATGCCCTGATCGACAATGGTCAGCTCGACCTCTTGATGGTGGGTTCACCCAATCATTTCCATCTCGAGCATATCCGCATCGGTCTTGATCGTGGCCTCAAGATCTTCACCGAAAAGCCGGTCGTCACCTCGGTGGAAGACACCATGGCGATCGCCGAGCTGATCGCCCAATACGGCTCGGACAACCTGATGGTTGGCCTCGTGCTGCGCTACGCCCCGCTTTATGTCGATCTGCGCCAGGCGCAGGCCGAGGGCCTGCTCGGCGACATCACCTCCATCGAGGCCTCCGAGCACATTCCGCCCTATCACGGCGCCTTCTTCATGCGCGACTGGCGCCGCTACGAGCGCTATTCCGGCAGCTTCATGCTGGAAAAGTGCTGCCACGATCTCGACCTTTATAATGGCGTCATGGGCTGTCGCCCGCAGTTCGTGTCCAGCTTTGGCGGCCGCCGTACCTTCGTGCCGGCCAATGCCCCGCAGAACCTGGGCATCAACGACATGGAAGTCTATCACCGCAAGCCGAGCGGCTGGCAGGGGTCCGACAAGGTCTTTGACAGCGACGGCGACATCATCGATTTCCAGACCGCCATGGTGCAGTACGAAAACGGCGCAGCGCTGACCTTTCACACCAATCTCAACGTCCCCGACGACTTCCGTCACTTTGCCGTCATGGGCGCGCAGGGCATGGCCGAAGGCGATTTCGTCCGCAACTACCTCAAGGTCACCGACTCCCGCACCGCCGAGAAGCAGGTGGACAAGATTTATCAGGCCAGCGACCTCAGCGCGCATTATGGTGCTGATGAGCAGATGGCCGAAGACATTCTCAAGCACCTGCTCGAAGGCGAGCCTCTGCCCGTATCGGTCATCGATGCGCTCGAGGCCGGTCTTCTGGCACTGACCATGGATCAGGCGATGCGGACGCGTTCCGTCGTCGACATGACCCCGATCTGGCAGCAATTCGACGCTGCCCTGGGTCGAGCGAGCTGA